In Silene latifolia isolate original U9 population chromosome X, ASM4854445v1, whole genome shotgun sequence, the following proteins share a genomic window:
- the LOC141618396 gene encoding uncharacterized protein LOC141618396, with the protein MLQHFYFPEKFRKWIMGCITSTWFSLKVNGDHIGFFKGASGLKQGDPLSPFLFVMSMEILSRILRGIHKLHQVSYHPKCGRIGLNHMIFADDLMLFVRGDVPSVRAITSSLDFFAKMSGLVGNPDKTNIYMGGIRENIKREILNATGSTEGDFPFRYLGVPLNEGRLNKTMFVDLLSKVQGALNHWTTYKLSYTGKISLINSEGGFNIKEILSWKKCVICKWIWGLINQSDGFWVTWNYSYNIKQGDFWTLQKKSTHSESWRSILQVIDELVAMAGSGDNAKGLLQSCVRKGKLRLHLLYDHFRQRGNTMSWTKAAWNRALLPKHSFFLVMVMQRKLATIDQLNIRGLYMVNRCTLRKMDNECHKHFSFNAAILLWYGGRF; encoded by the exons ATGCTGCAGCATTTTTACTTCCCTGAGAAATTTAGGAAGTGGATTATGGGTTGTATTACTTCCACCTGGTTCAGTTTAAAGGTGAATGGAGATCATATTGGTTTTTTCAAAGGGGCTAGTGGACTCAAACAAGGAGATCCCTTATCTCCTTTTCTGTTTGTCATGAGTATGGAAATTTTATCACGTATTTTAAGGGGTATACATAAGCTGCACCAGGTCTCTTACCATCCTAAGTGTGGCAGAATAGGTTTGAATCATATGATCTTTGCTGATGATTTGATGCTCTTTGTCAGGGGTGATGTTCCTTCAGTCAGAGCTATTACATCCTCTTTGGACTTCTTTGCTAAAATGTCTGGATTAGTTGGTAATCCTGATAAAACAAATATCTATATGGGAGGTATAAGGGAGAATATTAAGCGGGAAATCTTGAATGCTACTGGTTCTACTGAAGGAGATTTTCCATTCAGATATCTTGGAGTCCCTCTCAATGAAGGCAGACTAAACAAAACCATGTTTGTTGATCTCCTTTCCAAGGTTCAGGGGGCTCTTAATCACTGGACTACTTATAAACTCTCTTATACTGGGAAAATTAGCCTCATAAACTCT GAGGGTGGATTTAATATCAAGGAGATTCTGTCCTGGAAGAAATGTGTGATTTGTAAGTGGATTTGGGGACTCATTAATCAATCTGATGGATTTTGGGTCACTTGGAATTATTCTTATAATATCAAGCAGGGGGATTTTTGGACTCTGCAGAAGAAGAGCACACATTCTGAGAGTTGGAGGAGTATATTGCAGGTCATAGATGAGTTGGTGGCCATGGCAGGATCTGGTGATAATGCTAAGGGGTTGCTGCAGAGCTGTGTCAGGAAGGGTAAGCTCAGGCTTCATCTGTTATATGATCACTTTAGGCAGCGTGGAAACACTATGAGTTGGACTAAAGCTGCTTGGAATCGTGCTTTATTGCCTAAGCATAGTTTTTTCCTGGTAATGGTTATGCAAAGGAAACTGGCTACTATTGATCAGTTGAACATTAGAGGGTTGTATATGGTGAACCGCTGTACATTACGCAAGATGGATAATGAATGCCACAAGCATTTTTCTTTCAATGCAGCTATTCTTCTATGGTATGGAGGCAGATTCTAA